In Euphorbia lathyris chromosome 10, ddEupLath1.1, whole genome shotgun sequence, the DNA window ttaagaagaaaattaagaaaaagaacactcaaagttgatttcagatgcattcgagtttaaaggaaaggaaaataaaggaaaagaagaacgcaaatccaaattgactaattttcatgagagtctaacgacatggactaaacaattcactgagaaaaacattAAGAattttaccgtgtgttttttatAATACAGGGagtaaacagtgtgttttatcaaaatatatggactaataaattaattaccctatattTATTAATGTATGCATGCttgcacttttattgtcacATTGGATGTTTACGGTGTCCGCTATGgctactttgttttttacaaagtaccgttacttggtgctcatattcaccattagattaattttatgcaatggtgaaaacacaccaagtaacggtactttgtaaaaaacaaagtaaccatagtgGGCACCGTATGTTTACATCTATTAAGATTAATCATTGAGatctattattataatttatatggcTGTTGATTCACAATTAGATTAGCATGAATGTATTTGTGTTCTTTCCACTGGTTCTTATAATTCGACATAATATTCCGTAAGCACATATTCCATCAAAATACATTACCCACACATGTATTGCGACGGATTTCGTTCCGTCAAGAAAACACTTTACTGACGGAAATTAGATGTTTACTGACGGAAATTTCCGCAGTAAACCattattttcttgtagtgaacaactcgtttataaatcgaaccgaatcgagccgagcttttatcgagccgatcagTGAGCTGCTCATGAGTggttcggctcatttacagcccaaGTCGGATTATACGACTAGACATGGCCGTCCTGGGTATAGGTAGGAGGGGCGCCTGCCCACGGCCCAATAGAAAGAAGGGTCCAGAAGTAACATTTCTTGtaaaaacaatataaaaattaaatttcaaaatatgaAACAGTTAAGAAAATAACAAATCACAGTACAGATCTACGGCACAAGGAGATGCtcaaaaataacatttttataaaaaaaaacataaaaaattaaaatctcaaaATATACAATGACAATAATCATATGCCTTAGGCGTAAACAATCACAATGGACGCAAGGCTAGGAAGAGTGAATCGTCGAACAAGAGAAAGGACTTCATTTCTCTACTGAACTTTAAGAATGTATCTATATAAACTTTCTTTTCCAATAGTCCCGTCCATGAGCAACGGATATGAGAGGTCTTTCTATCTACGACTCACAAGAGTTTCGAAAAACAAATCATTTAACTTGGTGTGACTACATTTTCTTATGATAATATTTCGtgtaaattataaaactgaCTCAATTGATAGACTCGTTTACATATTTAGATCCATTACCTCTTACTAAACTAGACACTTTCAAATTATATTTTcccaaaatatccttagtaAATATATTATGACTTAAGCAATTTTTTCACTCCAACCTGATAAATTTACAGCAGGATCAACTGCTAATTAGCAGTGACTGCTGATTAGCACTTGACCCCActacgaagaaaaatcatgaaTTGCTAATCATAAACTTGGAAAACATAGAGTAACAACTCTGCCATGTCAAGAGAGGAATGAAGTGTCTAATCATTTTGAGATTCTGAAGCATTTACATAGGCATAAAGCATGATTGGATTGCAGGAAAAAAATTTAAGGTAGAAtgggagaagaaagagaagaaaggtTCTACTGGGTTATTAGATGAAATGCAGATGATGGAAAAATTGGGGCAGAATTTGATTGAATTCGCAGAGGGGCTTAAATTTCCGTTGGAGATAGAAAAAATGGATGAAGTAACAGCACATGTGGCGGAACTAGCGGAGATTATCTAAAGAAGGATTGATGCCGTTACAGATGCAAGTAAGAGAGGTTTTTCATAGGATTATAAGGAGCAGAACAGAATAGAGATGTTTGAAGTGGTAGATCATGCTGCCAATGTTTCTCAAGCTACAGTATAATTAACTTGCATTTTGCTGGTTCAATTTGTTTATTCGGTATATGAACTTGAACCTAATGTGGATTTTTATATATACTAAGGGTAATTAGGAAAAGTCTAATTTGAAAGGTCTAGTTTGATAAAAGGTAGTGTAAtgggtctaaatatgtaaacagATCTATCAATTTtgtcaattttgtaatttatcctaATTTTTCACATGTTgatgtatgtgatgtttttccCCATAAATGAGCTGGTTGCAAATGACTTTGCTCAATGTGTTGATGTTAGCATTTGAaaaattcttaagtttgtcaaagcagtaaattattatttaaatacTAATTAAATTGCTTTTCGAATCATCCTAACTATACTAAACCGTTGTATCTATTTGAAGTTAAAATTATTGACAAATTATTCGAGATCATCAACCTCATAAGAAAGATTGAATGGTTTATTGAGCGCATATTAATGTAGATGTTATTATTAATAACTAGTATGAATACCCGTGCAATGTACGGTATTGTGATAGattataatatatcattatttattataattattattataagctatCACAATACCGTGCATTGCAtactttataaaaataaaaataaagtatgcatccatatttgaaaattattattattagaactattattattattattattattattattattagcttATTCAATAGATTCTACATCTAGAAATACTCATAGATAATTTTTATATGAGCAACTGGATACTTAAAGCGAAATAAAATGTGTGTTTTATATgaaatttgatatttttattaGATTCATTGTTAAGTgtaataaaaatatatcaatttctaaataatttttcttttacgtaattgatttttttacttTAATTGTTAGTGTTAATTACAATTAGATGCCATATGGTTACACGGATTTGAAAATATTGTGTCTATATGacgtgacaattaaataactatcaacaatctttttaaaattttaggttACATATTATATTAAGTTTGGCCTACCTTAGCTTCTAGTGAGAGAAGGTCTCCCATCTCTTTACTTTTCGCATCTtccatcttcttctttttttttttttttagctttttagTCTTCATCTCCTCACCTCACCTCAATCTTCTTCCCTCTTTTATCAATTTTTCCGTTACTACCACCGTCACTTTGCAGGTTTAtttagaggaggaagaaggaatcttatcttccttcttcctcctcctatatatattttagttttCGTTTTTAGCTTTAGATTTACATTTTCTTGTTAGTTTGAAGTCGATATaccttcttgaacttctttttcCGTCAGATCTACACTTGTGATCtatatctctttcttttattcttttttcggtctcagcaagagcggaaaatgtttatcttgtccgtagatctatagatctgcgtggatgcacaaacagaaaggactcagatccgaacgtCCGGAATAGTCTAAAGGATGGAGTATGGATTACAACGGTTTTTCAACAGGATTCGACTTACGAGAAGGATATGACTTCtatgtttgttgtatttgtatcttttctggTTTTTagtgctctttgtagtcttttattgctctttgtaatctatatattgctctttgtagtcttttctTCCCTTTGTGGGCCTTTGCCTGTATGGGATggaggttttattcctctttTCTTCGTACTGTATTTGTATTATTAAGTTAATGGAATGAGATGTgccttttatcaaaaaaaaaaaaaaaaaaaaaaaaaaaaatttaggttACATATAGCTAATTTAGCTAAGAACGATATAGCTAAATTAACCAAACCAAACAACAAGAATAATGAAGAAGATCTATTGCTAAATTGCGAAATTAACCAAACAACAGCAAGAATAATGAAGAAGATCTATTGCTAATATAAATCAGaaaatacaaaatcaataaatcaaATTCAATTTTTCCAAAGAAAACCCCAATTCATCAAATCCTAATCCGATTTCCTTCCCTCTACACAGAGAAAAAAGTGATCAATcgagagagagaaattgaagCTACATACATAAACAAATGACTCAATCAGATTCTGAATTCAGAAGAAGAATCCAAAAGCAAGAGCCAAGATTGATGCGATGAATGTCGGAATAAATGCAGTAGCGTCCGATGTAGGGCTTGGTGCGGGTGCTTCAGCTGCCGATGCCGATTCAATGGCGGAGAAGGCCATAATCATCACAATCAAAACAGCGAAGAGATTCATCTTCATTGCCTCCATTTTAGATCTGGTAAGTTCTCCGATTCCTCTTTTCGAGAGATTAATGTTTTTGTGTTTGGGGAAAGAGGAATCGGTGCTGCTGGAGAcgatgaatgaatgaatgatttGATTTGGAGGTTTGTGGTGGGTTTTATAGTGaaggtagagagagaaaacaggtgtttctagagagagaaaataggaAAATGAGTGGTAAACGgaaaaaaaggaaaggaaaatatgGTATTGGTATTTTTGATGTACACATAGTTTTGAAATtttgcatttgtgacgaaatgcgacagctcttgtcgcatttgtgacgaaatgtgataaatttcgtcacaaatgcgacagtaatggaggaaaattgaaaaaaattgtggaaaattgagaaaattgaaACTTTACCATCACAGATGAAGAAAGATGcaagaccaacgagaaaagcaaacgtataagctaaaaacatatcatttatacgggaaattgaacataatacgtcaataatctcaaaaatcgctaatgattggtatcagaaattgaagaagatgaaccgaataagaagaagaaccagaaccagaaccaaaagaataagaagaagaagaagaagaagaagaagaagtggaaaagaagaagaagcggaagtagatcgatgattgaatagaactaagggtaattttgttcaaaatggttgaaagtgtctaatttggtaagatggaagcaaagtggattagatatgtaaaaggcccttcttaattgggctagatttgtaattaacccttaaagTTAATTAGGAACTTAAATTATTAAGGGATAAAATACGAAAATAGGCATATGGTTTTTGAGAAAGTGTTAATATGGAtcccacgtacaaaataacataattcatattactctgttaagttctgatttctctttccacgtacaattgacagaacttaacataataatatgaatgacgtgacACGTTCCATTATCAATGCCTAAATTGGCactattttttaaacgttatgtctattttgatgatattttgtacatgagacctaaattgatacttttccaaaaaccatgatctattttggtaccttatccaattattaaaattgatgtctctaaattaaataaaatcatCAATGGAATCCttattttaagaaaaattatcaattgaggcCTCAttaaaatcattcggttgaacagtttcagatcatcttccctaaacttattttgaatcaatACAGAGATTATTACAGTTCATATCAAAcagtaataattttttattttagaataggaTGCGGACTCAATTagtgatttttacttagttcagagatctaattgatgattttgatagtttaaattcctaattgactttgaaacttTAGTTTAAGGAGCCTAAATGGGTGTTATGCTTAAAAACGAAACTGATTTTGGTATATTTTAatatggggtaaattacacgtACGGCTACTGACCTTTACTAATTTTCACGGTATGACCacaacattttaaaatataactTAAAAGTGTGAGCGCACGATACTTCCGAATGGAGTCTCACCCGAGTCTCCCGGAAAAGAATTGCATCGTATCACGAGCGGGATGCACACGATTAATGATGCTTGGTAAAATGTGACATTGAATAGGTTATAGCTGAATTGTACAGAGTCGTCACCGATCTACTAGACCGAAAAATTTGGTATAGTAGATAAAGCGATTGATTACTACACCCTTCAGAGATAGGTTCGGAACGTTCACTTACTTATCTCTAATGTtaaattagtttaaattttCATTCTTGATTGACTTCGAATAATACTACGATCGATTGATTAATATGGATGTTTAATAAAAGTGGAAAAGCGATAACCAATCAAATTAATTACATATTTACAACAAATAGATAAATAAGggataaaaatattaaactcGGATATACAACATGAGAAAACCCGTAGAACATGGTTGCtatagaacatatgtaacattatttagaacacacatatatatatatatataaaaggtgAAACACCTCCATATATGagaatacttttttttttatgtgagaACACTCCCATAAAAATCGGAGAAtatatgtaacattatttagaacatcatactaaactttttaaaatacatgctataaaatatagaacataTATTCCAATATGGTTCTGCAACTAAAGActtatgtaacattatttagaacattgtaattaatttttagaacacagactataaaatttaaaatatatgtaaCATAATTTATAACAGTGTACTTAACTTTTTAGAATACATGTTGTAAAATATAGAATATATACTTTAGCTAATGTCTTATGTTTCACAACTAATGTATtatatgtaacattatttagaacattGTACACTTTTAGAATACATACTACAAAATTTAGAGTATATGTAACATTATTTGCAACATTGTACTTAACTTTTTAGAACACATGCtataaaatatagaacataTACCCCAATATAGTTCTGTTAGACATATATTCTAGAACTAATGGGTATGTTCTACAACTAATGTCTTAGGTTCTAAATCACTAGACCATTAACAAAATCACCAAACCATTCAACACTAGAAAGAAGTCGGTTGTCGAGCCTAATCGACTTGACTCGTACATCTGAAAAGTTTGTTGTACATTTTCCGTTGTAGCTTCGATCACCACTCAGAACTCTTGCTTGCAACCCGAATCCACCATATTCATAGGTAAAATAGCCTCTTCAGTCCATTTTCAgttagaattgaaaaaaaaatgaacagaGGGTAGAGAAATAGAAAGGATAACCCATATTACGAATTTCTGCTCAAATAAAACTCAGCAAAAAAGCAAAATCAAACTCTTATACTTACATGCACTTGTAGCTCATTTTGTGGGCTTCGATTCAGTATAAATGACGCGGACAACATGTGAGAAATGAGGAAGAATAAACTTGGAGAAGTTTGaagagtaaaaaaaaagaaggaaatgGGGTAAGAAGGAAGATGATGGTGAGGGTCGATCAaatttttatttgatattataaTAATACTATTAATGAGAGCGTTCTCACATAAAAAAACCATTCTCACATAAGGGGGTGTTCTCATTTGATTATTCAATTTGGTCCCATTACACTCCTTTCTCCATCCACACCTAATCAAGCAAAACAAAACACAACACAACAGTTCACAAACATTTCCACCATGATCTTCCTCTCCACCTTGTGTCAATaataaatttcaaaaatcaTACAATAAATCAGATAAGTTTGATATTAAGCTTCAGAAATTCTGCCCCCCTAATCCCAACAAGATTCGCGGATAAGATGATTCACGGAAACTCACCGATTTATGATTTGTGGCCTGGCCGGAGTCGTGAATTggaagaaggagagagaaagcTGTGAATCGTGATTAACAGAGGGGAAAAGAGAGAAAGAGGTGTTaagattttaatttaattaaacaaattaattaaataactctAATTCTGTTTGGTAATTAGAGTAACTTTTTCTTCCCttagaataaaaagtaagaGAATCCCTCTCTATATAACAACATTGTGTTATAAAACAAATCATATTAAGggtgtgataaaaaaaaaggttaattaCATATGGATGTCAAGTGGTTTCGTAGATTTGCAGATGGATattgtgggtttttttttataaacgcAACCCGgtagtttgcaaaattttgtatTTGGATTCACTTTATCCGAATTTGGCTGATAACAacctcgaaatgaaaattttcaagagttaaatgatattttaagcaactttaattcttcaactttttagatttgaggtcatttaggtgttgttttttttatgaaagagaaaattaatgtttagagagagaaaacttcataaatgatgattttgaaaaattaaaaatatggttccatatgatactaaacaactttaattcttgaaaagttTCATTTTGATGTCGTTATTGACTAAATtttgcaaagtaaaaaaaatgcaaaattttgcaatcGCAGGGTTgcatttaaaaagaaaaataccacaAATACTCATCTGCAAATCGAGGAAACCACATGACATCtatatgtaattaaccctaaaataaTCATATTCAAATGGAATAATCCTAACGCTTTTTAGAAGTTACAGATTTGAcactaatatataaaattatacaattttatctctaacgttgtCAAGTAAGATTTCACTCATACAtaacaaaaaatttaaacaGACTGTTTTACTGTTTTTAACTCGTTATTTAATTACATATTAGATgtttcaaacatcaattatgtctaaaatatttattgtattATTAACAATTACAAATAACTCGTTGAAATAACAATATTTATGTCTACTAGATAAAAGTTATAAAAAAGAGCTTCCTAAAATGCTTATTATGTTACTAAAGGGGGTAAACAACCCCTCAAAATACACAtaattgcattattttatcgataaacttgtttggaagattTGATGTGATAGTCCAATAACTGTCAAACCAGTCATTTCAAATCTTCTGTTGTGTATGGGTGAAATTGAAATTGCTAGACAAAATCAGGAGTAAAATtacaatttcatacattatagtaaatttgtatttttcaaaaaactTTAGGAGGAAAATTATCTTCgtttttatatacaaaattttaaaaatacgtGTATATTAGTCTTGTCCACGGGTCCGGGTACCCGTCTGGACCGTACAGGCCCATATCCCATGTCCCGTGTTTGGATAATGAAAATTGATCTTAGACCCAGCTCGGTCCAAACCTATAAAAACCCGCATATTTTTTAAACGGGCTTGGGATTGATAAAACTATCATGGACCTGTCTAACTCGGtccgtctattaatattaattaatgaatttatatatttatatatttatatattaaatatttatttttaattatagattttatttttataaataaaaattatgaatatATTTTTCGGTGGTTTATATGAGCTGagtttgagatttgattttttaacTCGAGTCCACTCCTGTCCAAATCTGCCAAATATAATAATGAGTTGGGCTAGACTTGCACtcgtatttttatataaaaccgTTAGGTCCGGTCTGAGTCCAACCCAACCCAGCCATTAACAAGTCTAGTGCACATCTATATGGAGACATACATGCAAGGTTAAATACACCATTGGTCATTGAACttatatggttgtctcaaaatagtcaatcaatttcaatttgtcttaacaaaattattcaactttgagttttatctcaattaggtcactctgaCGATTTCATTGATTCAAAAGCATCGGAATAATGACATAGGTGACACGTTAGCATGAGTCAATTTAGACCCCTGACCGAAACACACATGACATCTTTGTATGTGCCACCTAGCTATCCcgtgtcggttatttttatgaaaaaaattagtttttttcattaaaataaCCGACATGTGGCTGTCACATTTCATTCGGTCAAAGATCTAAGGCCCCGTTTTGGcggaaaatattgtgttctgtaaaattttatgcagggaaaatattgtgcaggaaaataaaatattttcctgtgtTTGGCAACATcactgaaaaatattttccgATGTTTGGCTACAACACTAGAAAATATTTTCTAACCATTAAATACGtgaaaaaacacacaaaaaaagtggaaaaatgcgaaaatcacgaaaagtagaaaatattagaaacatgaaaaatgttttttcacattttcacatttttgtacattttctcgtgttattaacgttattgtgtttttttgcattttttcttcattttttcgtgttttcacatttagtttttctgtttttcacgttttcttttttttcgcgttttttatttttcatattttgttactttttcgtgttattcacgtttttttcatgttttttacattttcatgttttgtttgcattttttgtcttttcatgtttatcgcgtttttcacttattgtcatgtttttgtgtttttttttgtatatttcacgtttttgtataattCGTGTATTCTCACTTTTTCGtgttgttcatgttttgtgtcTTTTCAAGTggttgcttttttttttacctttttgt includes these proteins:
- the LOC136208320 gene encoding arabinogalactan protein 13-like yields the protein MEAMKMNLFAVLIVMIMAFSAIESASAAEAPAPSPTSDATAFIPTFIASILALAFGFFF